In Leptospira perdikensis, a single genomic region encodes these proteins:
- a CDS encoding NAD(P) transhydrogenase subunit alpha gives MEIFVTAVTIFVLAIFVGFEIITKIPPILHTPLMSGSNAISGITLIGALYAAGIQESNITKILGLLSVIFATINVVGGFLVTHRMLGMFKKKDTPK, from the coding sequence ATGGAAATATTTGTTACAGCCGTCACGATTTTCGTCCTCGCGATCTTCGTGGGATTTGAAATCATCACAAAAATCCCTCCCATCCTCCACACCCCGCTTATGTCGGGTTCCAACGCCATTTCCGGCATTACCTTAATTGGTGCTCTTTATGCTGCCGGAATCCAAGAAAGTAACATTACCAAAATTTTGGGTCTTCTCTCGGTAATTTTTGCTACGATCAACGTAGTAGGTGGGTTTCTCGTAACTCACAGAATGCTTGGAATGTTTAAGAAAAAGGATACGCCGAAATAA
- a CDS encoding NAD(P)(+) transhydrogenase (Re/Si-specific) subunit beta: MELLSILNLTYLVASILFIVGIKQLAHPKTATRGNLLGALGMLIAVVATLFDQAILTYDWILVGVLIGSLIGIILAIKIQMTAMPQLVAVLNGFGGIASVFVAGAALQLSIPKYATAVNYQEIVSIVFSAIVGGITFSGSFIAFGKLQGFITEKAVRYPGDQLVKILIGLTAIGLGVYGCLEPTDESIYWILSGVSLLLGIFLVIPIGGADMPVVISLLNSYSGIAASATGFVLNNNVLIISGSLVGASGIILTQIMCKAMNRSLTNVLFGGFGAVATEMKDDGDFYSGKVKSTSAEEVAMLLDVARSVVIVPGYGMAVAQAQHTVRDLYQLLTARGIDVTFAIHPVAGRMPGHMNVLLAEADIPYDRLKEMDEINSTFENVDVVIVNGANDVTNPLAKTDPKSPIAGMPILDVGNAKTVVVIKRSLSPGFAGVPNPLFIADNCLMLFGDGKKATQEMIAALKES; encoded by the coding sequence ATGGAACTACTTAGCATTCTTAACCTAACATATCTCGTTGCTTCCATCCTTTTTATTGTGGGAATCAAACAGCTGGCTCATCCAAAAACAGCAACCAGAGGAAACTTACTCGGTGCCTTGGGTATGCTCATTGCCGTTGTTGCAACTCTCTTCGACCAAGCCATCTTAACTTATGATTGGATCCTTGTTGGAGTTCTTATTGGATCTCTTATCGGTATCATCTTAGCGATCAAAATCCAAATGACTGCCATGCCACAACTTGTAGCTGTCTTAAATGGATTTGGTGGAATTGCTTCTGTTTTTGTTGCAGGTGCTGCATTACAACTTTCCATTCCTAAGTATGCAACCGCAGTTAATTACCAAGAGATTGTTTCCATAGTTTTCTCTGCCATTGTTGGTGGTATCACCTTCTCTGGAAGTTTTATCGCCTTCGGTAAGTTACAAGGTTTTATTACAGAAAAAGCAGTTCGTTATCCTGGAGATCAACTGGTAAAAATCTTAATCGGTCTTACTGCAATTGGTCTTGGTGTTTATGGATGTTTAGAACCAACGGATGAATCTATTTATTGGATTTTAAGTGGAGTGAGTTTACTGCTTGGTATATTCCTTGTGATTCCAATTGGTGGAGCTGACATGCCGGTTGTTATCTCCCTTCTTAACTCCTATTCGGGAATTGCTGCTTCAGCTACCGGATTTGTTCTTAATAATAATGTTCTTATCATTTCTGGATCCCTTGTGGGTGCTTCTGGAATCATTCTAACACAAATCATGTGTAAAGCGATGAATCGTAGTTTGACGAACGTTCTCTTCGGAGGATTCGGGGCTGTCGCTACAGAAATGAAAGATGATGGCGATTTTTACTCAGGTAAAGTCAAATCAACGAGTGCGGAAGAAGTTGCTATGCTTTTAGATGTAGCAAGAAGTGTAGTGATTGTCCCTGGTTATGGTATGGCTGTAGCACAAGCGCAACATACTGTTCGGGATTTATACCAACTTTTAACTGCTCGTGGTATCGATGTAACATTTGCAATTCATCCAGTTGCAGGTCGTATGCCTGGTCATATGAACGTATTACTTGCTGAAGCAGATATTCCTTATGATCGATTGAAAGAGATGGACGAGATCAATAGTACTTTCGAAAATGTTGATGTTGTGATAGTCAATGGTGCGAATGATGTGACTAACCCACTTGCAAAAACAGATCCAAAATCACCGATTGCCGGTATGCCGATTTTGGATGTTGGAAATGCAAAAACGGTAGTTGTGATCAAACGTTCCTTGAGTCCTGGATTTGCAGGAGTGCCTAACCCACTCTTCATTGCTGACAACTGTTTGATGTTGTTTGGTGATGGTAAAAAAGCAACTCAAGAGATGATCGCAGCTTTAAAAGAATCTTAG
- a CDS encoding response regulator transcription factor: protein MKKQVYIVDDHPLVVDALQNLIAKSEDLECIGSADNIEKSFNDIEKLQPSLVLIDIQLKQNQNGLQLLKRLRTTFPNIAVIIISMLTDDTFVDRAFKLGAMGYVFKEDTTTQIVEAIHTVLKGDYFVSSSQATRLLGHLYRASQKDEKDPIDRLSNRELEVFLMIGEGMPVKEIAANMGLAPSTIETLRSRIKSKLSITENEKLIRVAVEWKYTQAKTDIVVS from the coding sequence ATGAAGAAACAAGTCTATATCGTTGATGACCACCCTCTTGTAGTAGATGCACTACAAAACTTAATAGCTAAATCAGAAGATTTAGAGTGCATCGGGAGTGCGGATAACATTGAAAAATCATTTAATGATATAGAAAAACTGCAACCTAGTTTGGTCTTAATTGATATCCAACTCAAACAGAACCAAAATGGTTTGCAGTTACTCAAACGCCTAAGAACAACTTTTCCTAACATCGCCGTCATCATTATTAGTATGTTGACGGATGATACATTTGTAGATCGCGCCTTTAAATTAGGTGCTATGGGATATGTTTTTAAAGAAGACACAACCACACAAATTGTAGAAGCCATTCATACAGTATTAAAAGGCGATTATTTTGTAAGTTCCTCGCAAGCCACACGACTGCTTGGACATTTATATAGAGCCTCTCAAAAAGACGAAAAAGACCCTATCGACAGATTGTCTAATCGTGAATTGGAAGTGTTTCTGATGATCGGCGAAGGTATGCCGGTGAAGGAAATTGCAGCCAATATGGGCCTTGCACCTTCTACGATTGAAACCTTAAGATCTCGAATCAAATCTAAACTCAGCATTACGGAAAACGAAAAACTAATTCGTGTGGCTGTAGAATGGAAATACACTCAAGCCAAAACCGACATCGTCGTTTCTTAA